From the Flavobacterium gyeonganense genome, the window ATGATTTCCAGAAGAATTGGCGAGAAAAAGTTTAAAGCAGCCGGACAAACTGCCATGCAGGTTATTTACATCACAACTCCAATTGCTGTTATTATCAGTATCGTTTGTGCTGTATGGACAGCCGAAATCATGAGCCTTATGGGACTCTCCCCTGCCATGGTCCAGGAAGGATATCCTTATGGAGTAGTCATGTTTGCTTCCAGCGGATTTTTGATTCTGCGAATCGTAATCAACGGAATATTTCGTGGGGCCGGTGATGCATGTACAGCCATGCGGGTGTTATGGGTATCGAATGCACTGAATATCATTTTATGTCCTATTTTTATCTTTGGATGGGGCGTTATTCCTGCTTTTGGTTTACTCGGAGTCGGAATCGCAACCTTAATCGCCCGATTGATTGGAGTCCTTTATCAAACGTGGTATCTCATCAGAGGCAAAACCGTAATGAAAATAGGTTTGGCGCAATTGGTATTCCATTTAGAGATTTTCAAAAGAATTCTCAAATTGGCTTTTAGCGGGACCGTTCAGTTTATCATTCCTGCTTCCAGCTGGGTATTCATGATAAAAATTATGTCCCATTTTGGAGAAAATGCCCTTGCCGGGTACATTTTGGCACAAAGAGTAACTTCAATTGCCACAATGCCTGCCTGGGGACTTGGAAACGCCGCCGGAATATTAACGGGGCAAAATCTGGGCGCCAGACAGCCGGACCGTGCAGAAAAATCAGTTTGGAGAGCCGGAATGCTGAATATGGGATTTCTGGTTTTTATTGCCTTGTGCTGGATATTCCTTGCCGTTCCGGTAGTAAAAATCTTTACTGATATTCCGGAAGTAATTTCTCAAAGTACAATGTATATCCATCTTATTTCGATGGCGTATGTTTTATTAGGATATACGATGGTTATTTCAAGGGCACTCAATGCTGCCGGAGAAGTAAAAGTCGTTACCTGGCTTTATATTTTGATGTTTTATATCGTCCAAATCCCACTTGCTTACGTATTGGGAATTGCTTTTAATCTTGGCTCCAACGGTGTTTTTACAGCCATCCTTCTTTCAGAAATTGTATTAGCCGTTGCCTGCATTATCATCTTTCGAAAGGGAAAATGGAAAACTACCAAAGTTTAATAAATTTTAAATCAATTAAAAAATTATGAATACAACAGAACAATTACACAACGTATTTTCAAGAGCTTTTGAAATACCGGTTGAAACTATAAATGATGAGTTAGAATATCAGGGAATAGCCGAATGGGATTCTATGAGCCATCTTGTACTGGTTGAAGAACTGGAAAGAACTTATAATATTTCAATAGATATGGAAGATATTCTGGATATGGGAAGTGTTGAAAAAATAAAAGGTATCCTTAAAAAACACGGATTTGAAATTAATTAGCAACTAACATCAGAATCATGGAATTATATGAATTAATCTCAAAAAACGAAAACTTAATCTTTACGGATGCTGCTTCGGGTGTTTCTAAATCAATACAAGAAATGCATCAGTCTCTCGAAATTGAGAACTTGAGATCTGTTGTTTTTATATATAATGACAATCAGTTACCGGCCATAGAGACTTTATTAAATTTTTATCAAAGTCGATTTACAATTGCACTACTCGGACAGGGAACCAATACCGATTTTAAGGAAAATTTAGAAACAAAATATACGCCTTATTACATTTATGATCCGTCACGTAATAGTATTGAAGGTTATACTGCAGTACATGTTTCTGATACTATCATGCTTTTCAGACGCAATGAAAATTCGATTTATCCGATACATCCCAAAATTAGATTGCTCCTGAGCACTTCCGGAACAACGGGATCTCCAAAATTTGTTAGACTGTCTGTTGAAAACTTAGTGCAAAATGCCAAATCTATTTTGGAATATCTGCCTATTAAAGGCGATGATGTAGTGCCTTTGAATGTTCCTGTTCATTCGGTATTCGGGTTATCTATTTTTCATACCAATTGTATCAAAGCGCATCAGATTGTTTGTACGGATAAAGATCCTTTTCAAAAAGAATTCTGGTCCGATTTGAAGCATTATGGATATTCGACTTTAGGGGGCGTACCTTATTTTTATGAAATGCTCAATAGTATTGGTTTCTTCAGAAAAGATTATCCATCATTACGATACTTCACTCATGGAGGCGGAATGCTAAGTCATAAATTAGTTGAAATCATTTCAGAATACAACGAGAAGTATGGCAAACAATTCTTCGCGCAATACGGTCAAACTGAGGCCAGCGGACGCATGTCTTTTTTACCTCCAAAAGATCTGTTACGAAAAGCAACTTCTATCGGACGGGCTATTCAAAACGGACGTTTCGAAATAGACAATGAAACTTCAGAGCTTGTTTATTATGGTCCGAATATTTTTGGCGGATATGCCGAAAGAAGAGCCGATTTGCAGTTTTATGACCAGGAAGAAAAACTGCATACAGGCGATCAGGCAAGAGTAGATTCTGAAGGGTATTATTTTATTACGGGTCGTTTAAAAAGAATCGTAAAACTATTTGGTACCCGTATCAATCTGGATGAAATAGAATTGCTTCTTAAGAATACTCTTGGTGGACAAACCTTTATTTGCCTGAATATCCATGATAAACATTTAGCCGTGTTGTATACAGATGAAAACGTAAACAAAGAAGTAATCGTAAACGTTTTAAAAGCAAAATTGAGCCTTCATTCCAGTTCATTAAAAGTAATTTACTTAGATAACGTACCGCTTACAGCTAATGGAAAGGTAAATTATCCTGTTATTAAAGAATCGCTGGAATCTGAAATAGCGGTGTAAAACAATTTAATCAATTATAAAACAAAAAGACCTCTATCCTTGTGAATAGAGGTCTCCTTTTTTCTTAGACAAAAACAAATTAGAACTTAAA encodes:
- a CDS encoding AMP-binding protein encodes the protein MELYELISKNENLIFTDAASGVSKSIQEMHQSLEIENLRSVVFIYNDNQLPAIETLLNFYQSRFTIALLGQGTNTDFKENLETKYTPYYIYDPSRNSIEGYTAVHVSDTIMLFRRNENSIYPIHPKIRLLLSTSGTTGSPKFVRLSVENLVQNAKSILEYLPIKGDDVVPLNVPVHSVFGLSIFHTNCIKAHQIVCTDKDPFQKEFWSDLKHYGYSTLGGVPYFYEMLNSIGFFRKDYPSLRYFTHGGGMLSHKLVEIISEYNEKYGKQFFAQYGQTEASGRMSFLPPKDLLRKATSIGRAIQNGRFEIDNETSELVYYGPNIFGGYAERRADLQFYDQEEKLHTGDQARVDSEGYYFITGRLKRIVKLFGTRINLDEIELLLKNTLGGQTFICLNIHDKHLAVLYTDENVNKEVIVNVLKAKLSLHSSSLKVIYLDNVPLTANGKVNYPVIKESLESEIAV
- a CDS encoding acyl carrier protein, which codes for MNTTEQLHNVFSRAFEIPVETINDELEYQGIAEWDSMSHLVLVEELERTYNISIDMEDILDMGSVEKIKGILKKHGFEIN
- a CDS encoding MATE family efflux transporter, with protein sequence MKEALLKTRSFFSLLRHSISGKESNFTSGSINRTIILLSVPMVAELLMESLFVCSNLFFVSRLGTNAISIAGATTTFITFCYSVSIGLGIAASAMISRRIGEKKFKAAGQTAMQVIYITTPIAVIISIVCAVWTAEIMSLMGLSPAMVQEGYPYGVVMFASSGFLILRIVINGIFRGAGDACTAMRVLWVSNALNIILCPIFIFGWGVIPAFGLLGVGIATLIARLIGVLYQTWYLIRGKTVMKIGLAQLVFHLEIFKRILKLAFSGTVQFIIPASSWVFMIKIMSHFGENALAGYILAQRVTSIATMPAWGLGNAAGILTGQNLGARQPDRAEKSVWRAGMLNMGFLVFIALCWIFLAVPVVKIFTDIPEVISQSTMYIHLISMAYVLLGYTMVISRALNAAGEVKVVTWLYILMFYIVQIPLAYVLGIAFNLGSNGVFTAILLSEIVLAVACIIIFRKGKWKTTKV